The sequence below is a genomic window from Arcobacter sp. CECT 8983.
TATATAAATGCTGAGAAAAAAACAGTTGATGAGTCTATTTCTGAAAGATTTGGAGTTATTTCAGCTTCAGGAATTGGTGGATTATCAACAATTGAGAAAAACTCAGTAACTTGTGCTAATAGAGGACCAAAAAGAATTTCACCATTCTTTATTCCTTCATCGTTAGTAAATATGTTAGGTGGATTTATTTCTATTGAACATGGATTAAAAGGTCCTTCATTATCTCACGTGACAGCTTGTGCAGCTTCAACACACGCTTTAGCAGATGCAGTTAAAACTATTGCAACAAATGGTGCTGATAGAGTACTTGTTGTTGGTGCAGAAAGTGCTATTTGTGGTGCTGGAATTGGTGGATTTGCTGCAATGAAAGCCTTATCTACAAGAAACGATGATCCACAAAGTGCTTCAAGACCATTTGATAAAGATAGAGATGGTTTTGTAATGGGTGAAGGTGCTGGTGCACTTGTACTTGAAACATTAGAATCAGCACAACAAAGAGGTGCTAAAATTTATTGTGAAGTAATTGGATTTGGTGAATCTGCTGATGCTAATCATATTACAGCACCAGTTATGGATGGTCCACTAAGATCTATGAAAGCTGCTTTAGCAATGGCAAAATCACATACTGGTGAAGATATTAAAATTGACTATATTAACGCACACGGTACATCTACACCTGTTGGAGATGTAAATGAGTCAAAAGCTATTGTTGAATTATTTGATGGGCTTGAAAATTGTCCTCCTGTAACTTCTACAAAAGGTCAAGTTGGACACTGTTTAGGTGCAGCTGGTGCAATTGAAGCAATTTTTACAATTAAAGCATTAAATGAAGGAATTATTCCTCCAACAATTAATATGCAAAACCAAGATGAAGAGTGTAAATTAGACTATGTTCCAAACACTGCAAGAAAAGCTGAGTTAAAGACTGTAATGAGTAATAACTTTGGTTTTGGTGGAACTAACGGTTCTGTAATATTCAGAAAAATATAAAAGTAAATTAGAGTTTAAACACTTTTTCAAAAAGGAAATTATTTGGCAACTTACTTAGATTTTGAAGACAAAATAAAGAAAATTGAAGAAGATATCACAGTTGCAAAAACAAGAAATGACGAACATGCAGTAGAAATACTGGATAAAAAGTTAGAAAAAGAGGTTGAAAAGACATTTAAAAACCTTAGTGATTATCAAAAACTTCAATTAGCAAGACATCCTGATAGACCATATGCAATGGATTATATTAAAGGTCTTATGACTAACTATTATGAAATTCATGGGGATAGACACTTCGATGATGACAATGCTATTGTATGTTTCCTAGGTTATATTGGAAATGAAAAAGTAGTAGTTATTGGAGAGCAAAAAGGACGAGGAACAAAAGATAAGTTAAAAAGAAACTTTGGTATGCCTTCTCCAGAAGGATATAGAAAAGCTTTAAGAGCTGCTAAATTAGCAGAAAAGTTTAACTTACCAATTCTTATGCTTGTGGACACTCCGGGTGCATATCCTGGAATTGGAGCTGAAGAGAGAAATCAATCTGAAGCTATTGCTAGAAATCTTTATGAATTTTCTGAACTTAAAACACCTACAGTTTCAGTTGTAATTGGAGAAGGTGGTTCTGGTGGAGCTTTAGCTATTTCAATTGCTGATAAATTAGCGATGATGAGATACTCAGTTTATGCAGTTATTTCTCCAGAAGGTTGTAGTGCAATTTTATGGAATGACCCAGCAAAAGTTGAAACAGCAGCTAATGCACTTAAGATTACAGCAGAATCATTAAAAGAACTTGGATTAGTTGATGATGTTATAAATGAACCTTTAATTGGTGCACATAGAAAAAAAGAAGATGCAATTAAAGCTTTAGGTGATTATTTCCTAACTTCACTTGCTGAATTAAAAGAATTAACACCTGCACAAAGATATGAGAAGAAGTATGAAAAACTTATGAACTTAGGAAAGTTTGAAGAAAAATAAACTTCTTTAAAAGTTGTAGAAAACCTACAACTTTTAATCTCTAACTAGCCTACCAACAGGTTCTCCACCAATCATGTGAAAATGTAAATGATGAACTTCTTGTCCCCCATCATCTCCAATATTTGTAATTAATCTATATCCACTTTGTCTAATACCTAGTTTAGAAGCAACTTTTTGCATAAACTCAGTCATCCCTGCCATAATTTTTGGAGGAACTACATCAAATGAATCATAGTGCTCTTTAGGAATAATAAGAACGTGAACTTTTCTAGCTGGATTTATATCATTAAAAGCCAAGAAATTTTCATCTTCTAAGATAGTTTGATTAGGAATTTCACCCTTAACTATTTTGCAAAAAATACACATATATTTACCTTTTTTAGTTTAAAAAATATTATAACCAAACTCTAATAAATTTTAAAGTATAATCCAAACCTTTATAAATAAACAACAGGAGAATAAAAGTGAAAGAATGGCTTGATAAAATTGATAATGCTGATTCACTTGAAGTTCTAGAAAATTTAAGAATTGAAACTTTAGGTAAAAAAGGTATTATCCCTGCACAATTTGCAAAAATGAAAGATATTCCAGGCCCAGAAAAAAAAGCTTTTGCTGAGAATTTAAATACGCAGAAGACTCAAATCACTGAGGCACTTGAAACTAAAAAAGAGATTTTAGAACAACAAGCATTAGAAGCTAAATTAAAAGAAGAAAAAATTGATGTAACAAAATTCAACAATGAATTAACATGTGGTGCAGCTCACCCTGTTTCTTTAACAATGGATAGAATTATTCAATATTTCCAAAACCTTAACTTTGCAGTAGAAGAAGGTCCATTAGTAGAAGATGATTTCCATAACTTTGAAGCATTAAACCTTCCAAAATATCACCCTGCAAGAGATATGCAAGATACATTCTACAATAAAGATTATACTTTATTAAGAACACACACTTCTCCTGTACAAATTAGAACAATGTTAAGTCAACAAACTCCAATCAGAATGATTGCACCAGGAACAGTTTTTAGAAGAGATTATGATATTACACATACACCAATGTTTCACCAAGTTGAAGCATTAGTAGTTGATGATGCAGATAAAATTTCTTTTGCTAATTTAAAACATGTTTTAGTTGAATTTTTACAACATATGTTTGGGGATGTTGACGTTAGATTTAGACCTTCATTTTTCCCATTTACAGAACCATCGGCTGAAGTTGATATTTCATGTGTATTCTGTAAAGGTGATGGATGTAGAGTTTGTTCACACACAGGATGGCTAGAAGTACTTGGTTGTGGAGTAGTAGATCAAAATGTATTCAAAGCAGTTGGATATGAAAATAAATCTGGATATGCCTTTGGTTTAGGTGTTGAGAGATTTGCAATGTTAACACACAATATTGGAGATTTAAGATCTCTATTTGAAAGTGATTTAAGATTATTAGGACAGTTCAAATGATAATTACAAGATCGTGGATACAAGAATATATAGATATTTCAAAAATATCAACAGAAGATATTTGTAAAACTTTAAATGCTATTGGTCTAGAAGTTGATAGTGTTGAAAAGCAAAGAATACCTTCTAAAGTTGTAGTTGGTAAAGTTTTAGAAAAAGAAAAACATCCTGATGCTGATAAATTAAATATTTGTCAAGTTGATATTGGAAATGAAACTGTTCAAATTGTTTGTGGTGCAAAAAATGTAGATGCGGGGCAATTTGTTCCAGTAGCAGTTGTTGGTTGCAACTTAGGTGAAGGGTTCAAGATTAAAAGGGCAAAACTAAGAGGTGTAGAATCAAATGGTATGATTTGTTCTTCAACTGAAATAGGTTTACCAAAATTAAATGATGGAATTTTAGAACTTGATGAATCAATTGGCAAACTAGAAGTAGGTAAAGAGTTAAAAGAATACCCACTATTAAATGATGATATTATTGAAATTGAGTTAACTGCAAATAGAGGTGACTGCCTAAGTATCAATGGAGTTGCTAGAGAATTATCTGCATTTTACTCTATTGCTTTTAAAGAACAAGAATTTAATATTAACTATAATGATTTAGGAATTGGGCAAGTTCTTGAAGTAGAAAGTTTAAGTACTATTGAATCTACATATATTTATACAGTAATTAATTCAGAAAACTTTACTTTACCAGTATTACAAAAATTAAGAGTGGGAGCTATTGATAAATTTAAAGCACAAGATTTAGTTGACTCATTAACATACATTACTCACTCAACTGGTGTAATTTTAAATGCATATGCTAAAAAAGATGCTGAAGATATAAAAGGTTTAGCAACAATTCATATCCAAAAAGACAAGCAAGGTTTTGATGTTATTATTGGAGAAAAGAAATTAAGTACTGTTGGTGTTGAACACTGTGAAGTAGCTCAAGACTCTGAGTACATAATTGAAGCTTCATATATAAATCCAGAACTTTTATCAAAAAAAGTTTTTGAAACAAAAAAAGAGACTGGCGATATTTATTACAGAAGTTCAAGAGGAAGTGAACCAGATATTGAAACTGGTATGAAATCTTTTTGTTCTTTAATTTCTCAAAGTGGTGCTGAAGTTTACAATGGAAATGAAGCATTAATTGATTATCAAGAAAAAATTACTATTGATGTAAGTGTTAAAAAAGTTAATGCAATTATAGGTCAAGAAGTAGAAAAAGCAAAAATTGATAATATTTTAAGTGGTTTAGGTTTTGAAGTAAAAGACAACTCTTCAGATGTTTTATCTATTAAAGTTCCTCACTATAGACATGATATTAAAAATATTGCAGATATAACAGAAGAAGTTGTTAGAATTATTGGTATTGACAATATCCAAGCAAAACCTTTAGCAATTGATGAAGTAAATAGAGTAAATAAAACTTCATATGATTTAGTAAAGAAAAATAAATTAAGAGCTAAAGCTATTGAAAATGGTTTCTTTGAAACAGTTACTTATGTTTTTGCTGATAAAGAAAAATTAAATAAATATTCTATTCCAACAGTTCAAGAGAGTTTAGATTTATTAAATCCTATTGTTAAAGAATTAGACACATTTAGAACAACTATTTCATTAAACCTTATTGAAGCTTGTTCAAATAATACTAAACTAGGATTTAAATCAGCAGCTTTCTTTGAAATTGGAAAAGTTTTCAACTTAAAAAGAGAAGAAAAAACTGTTGTTTCTTTTGTATTTTCAGGGCAAAAAGAGTTTGAAGATATTTCAAATTCAGGAAAACCAGAAAATATTGACTTCTTTGCTTTCTCTAAAAAAGTATTAAATACAGTTGGAAAGTTTGAGTTAGAACAAATGAATAAAGTCCCTAATGATTTAATTCATCCATATCAAAGTGCAAATGTAATTGTAGATGGTCAAACTGTAGGTTTTATTTCAAAACTACATCCAAGTGTAGCTTCTGAATACGATTTAAGTGATACCTTTATTGCAGAGATTGATTTTGAAGCAATTGCAAACAATTTAATCAAAGTAGAAAGCTACTCTAAATTTCAAGCTTCTAAAAAAGATTTAAGTCTTATGGTTCCAAAAGATATGGAATTTAAAAAGATTAAAGAAGTAATAGATTCTTTAGGAAACAAAACTATTAAACAATACAATCTAATTGATATCTACAATGATGAAAACTTAGGTGAAAATGAGAGTTTAACTATTAGATTTGTTCTTCAAAACGATGACAAAACACTTGAAGAAGAAGATATTACTTCTGCAATGAATAATATTTTAGAAGCATTAAAAGAAAAATTAAATATTGAATTAAGATAAGGAAAATAAAGTGGAAACATTTGACATTAAAAAACTATCTAAGCCTTTTGATATAGAAATTGACTCAATTGCAAGTGATAAATCAATATCACATAGATGTGCAATGTTTTCACTATTTTCTAATGAAACTTCATATATTAAAAATTACCTTACAGCAGAAGATACATTAAATACTTTAAGTATAGTAGAACAATTAGGTGCTAAAATCACACGAAATGGTTCTACTGTAGAAATCACACCAACAAATAAACTAACTGAACCAAAAGATATTCTTGATTGTGGTAACTCAGGAACTGCAATGAGACTGTTTTGTGGACTGTTAGCTTCTATTGATGGGGCATTTACATTAACAGGAGATAAGTACCTAAAAGAGCGACCAATGAAAAGAGTGGCAGACCCACTAAGAAGTATTGGTGCAAAAATTGATGGTAGAGAAGAAGGGAATAAGGCTCCTTTATTTATTAGAGGAGTTAAAGAGTTAGATCCTTTTACTTATATTTCACCTGTAGATTCTGCGCAAGTAAAATCAGCGATGATATTAGCTGCTTTAAGAGCTAATGGTATTTCAAAATATAAAGAAAATGAACTAACACGTGACCATACAGAAAGAATGCTAAAAGGTATGGGAGCTAAGTTAGAGACAGATGAGGAAGGCTTTATAAATATTCATCCTTTAAAAGGACATTTAAAGCCATTGAATATTACAGTTCCAACTGATCCAAGTTCTGGATTCTTTTTTGCAGTAGCAGCAGCTATTACAAAAGGTTCAAGAGTTGTAATAAAAAATGTATCTTTAAACCCAACTAGAATTGAAGCATACCAAATTTTAAAAAGAATGGGTGCAGAGGTTAACTTTATAGAAAAAGAGAATATTTATGAGCCTATTGGAGATATTGAAGTAAAACACAAAGAACTAAATGGTGTTGTGGTTGAAGATAATATCTCTTGGTTAATTGATGAACTTCCAGCACTTTCAATTGCTATGTCAATTGCAAATGGAAAGTCATTAGTAAAAAATGCAAAAGAGTTAAGAGTTAAAGAGTCAGATAGAATTAAATCTGTTGTTTCAAACCTTGAAAAATGTGGTGTTTCTTACACTGAATTTGAAGATGGATATGAAATAGTAGGAGGAACAATAAATAAAGCCTCTATTGACTCCCATGGAGACCATAGAATTGCAATGAGTTTTGCAATTGCTGGTACTTTATGTGATATGGAAATAAATGATGTTGATTGTATTTTAACATCATTTCCAAACTTCAAAGAAATCCTTGATTCTTTATATTCTTAAAAAGAAGTTATAAAATTTGGTTCCCTTTAAAAATGGGAACATTTATTAAGAGTAAATTGTTACTCTCTTTAGGGTTTGCTTCTTTAATCAAAATTTATTTTTGATGTTAAAAGAAGTTATAAAATTTGGTTCCCTTTAAAAATGGGAACATTTATTAAGAGTAAATTGTTACTCTCTTTAGGGTTTGCTTCTTTAATCAAAATTTATTTTTGATGTTAAAAGAAGTTATAAAATTTGGTTCCCTTTAAAAATGGGAACATTTTTAAAGGATAATATTTATGAAAGTAAAACTAGCCTCAAGCTATGGTTTTTGTTTTGGAGTAAAAAGAGCAATTGAAATTGCCCAAAAGTATGAAAACTCTGCAACAATGGGTCCACTTATTCATAATCAAAATGAAATTGATAGATTAAAAACTGATTATAATGTAGGTTTATATAACAATCTTACTGATGTTAAACCAAATGATACAATTATTATTAGAACCCATGGTATTCCAAAAAATGATTTAAAAGATTTAAGAAAAAAAGACGCAAAAGTTATAAATGCAACCTGTCCATTTGTTACAACTCCTCAACAAATAGTAAAAAAAATGTCAAAAGAAAATTACTCAATTCTAATTTTTGGAGATCAAGATCACCCAGAAGTTAAAGGTGTAAAATCTTATGGGGAAGACCAAGATGATGTACATGTTATTTTAAGTGCAGAAGAGCTTGATAATGTAAACTTTAAATATGACAAAATTGCAACTGTTGCACAAACAACAAGAAAGAAAGAGATTTACTTAGAAATTGTCAATAAACTTATTTTAAAAAATAAAGAAGTTAGAGTTTTTAATACTATTTGCGATGCAACTTTTGAAAATCAAGATGCCGCAAGAGAACTATCAAAAGAAGTAGATGTTATGGTAATTATTGGAGGTAAAAACTCTTCAAATACTAAACAATTACATCATATATGTGTAGAAAATTGTAAAGATTCATACTTAATTGAAAATGCAAATGAATTAGATCCTCAATGGTTCAAAAATAAAAACCTTTGTGGTATAACAGCAGGGGCGAGTACTCCTGACTGGATTATTCAGCAAGTTGTTGATGAAATAGAAAAATATTAAGCGAGTTGTTTAAGAAAAATTTAGATATAATCATAGCCATTTATAATAAAACGGTTAATACGAAGGAATAAAATGGGTATCGATGATATTGAATTAGGTGAAGACTTTGATTTTGAGAAAATGCTTAATGAGTCTTTTGAGAATGCTGAAAATAACTCTGTAGTTGATGGTGTAATTGTAGAAATTACTAATGATAGTGTACTTGTTGATGTTGGACAAAAGATTGAAGGTAAATTAAACCTTTCAGAAATCACAATTGGTGGTGAAGTTCAATTTAAAGCTGGTGATACAATCTCTGTTATGTTAATGGGAAATAAAGGTGAAAGACCAAATATTTCTTATAAAAAAGTTTTACAAAAAGAAAAATTTGATAACTTTGTAAAAGAACATGGTGAGAATGTTGAAGATGTAACAATTGAAGGTAAAATCATTTCTGTTAAAAACAGAGGTGGATTTATTATTGAAGATGATTCTGGTTTAGAATACTTCATGCCAATGGCACAATCTTACTTAAAAACTCACGGAGCAATTGGTAAAAAAGTTAAAGCTAAAGTTTTAAAAGTAAACGAAGCTCAAAACTCAATCATTGTTTCTAGAAAAAAACTTATTGAAGAATCTAAAGAGCAAAAAGATTCTAAAGTAAATGAAATCTTAGAGAAAAACGAACCAGTAAATGGTATCGTTAAAAAAATCACTTCTTATGGTATGTTTATTGATTTAGGTGGAATTGATGGTTTAGTAAACTACAATGAAATCTCTTACAAAGGGCCTGTAAACCCTGCAAATTACTATGACGAAGGTGATGAAGTATCTGTTGTTGTATTATCTTACGATAAAGCAAAACAACACTTATCATTATCTATCAAAGCTGCGTTACCAAATCCTTGGGACGAAATCAAAGACGAATTAGAAGTTGGTGATACAATTACTGTTACTGTTTCTAACTTTGAATCTTATGGTGCATTTGTTGATTTAGGAAATGATATTGAAGGTTTACTACATATCTCTGAAATTTCTTGGAACAAAAACTTAAAAAATCCAAAGGATTTATTAACATTAGGTGAAGAAGTTAATGTTGAAGTTATTGAACTAGATGTTGATAAAAAAAGATTAAGAGTATCTTTAAAAAACCTACAAGAAAAACCATTTGCTAAATTTGTAAAAGAGAACAAAGTTGGTGATGTTATTCAAGGTAAAGTTGCAACATTAACTGATTTTGGTGCTTTCGTTACAATTGGTGAAGTAGATGGATTATTACACAATGAAGAAGCTTCTTGGGAATCAAATGCTAAATGTAAATCACTTTACAAAAAAGGTGACGAAGTTGAAGTTAAGATTATCAAAGTTGATAGAGAAAAAGAAAACATCTCTTTATCAGTTAAAGAAATTTCTGAATCTCCAGCTAAAAAATTCCAAAATGAACACAAAATTGGTGACATCGTAAAAGGTGCTGTTAAAGATAAAAAAGATTTCGGAATTTTCATTAAATTAGATGACAACTTAGATGGTCTAATCAGAAATGAAGACTTTGGTCCATTAAATGTTGAAGAAGTTAATGTTGGTGACGAATTAGAAGCAGTAGTAGTAAATATCGACACTAAGAAAAATAGAGTAAGATTATCTGTAAAAAGATTAGAGCAACAACAAGAAAGAGAAGTTCTAAAAGCAGT
It includes:
- a CDS encoding beta-ketoacyl-ACP synthase II → MKRVVITGLGTINSVGHNVEDSFKAVVDGKCGINEITLFDASEYSVQFAGEVKDFDPTTVMDKKEVKKADRFIQLGIKAAYEAMDDAGYINAEKKTVDESISERFGVISASGIGGLSTIEKNSVTCANRGPKRISPFFIPSSLVNMLGGFISIEHGLKGPSLSHVTACAASTHALADAVKTIATNGADRVLVVGAESAICGAGIGGFAAMKALSTRNDDPQSASRPFDKDRDGFVMGEGAGALVLETLESAQQRGAKIYCEVIGFGESADANHITAPVMDGPLRSMKAALAMAKSHTGEDIKIDYINAHGTSTPVGDVNESKAIVELFDGLENCPPVTSTKGQVGHCLGAAGAIEAIFTIKALNEGIIPPTINMQNQDEECKLDYVPNTARKAELKTVMSNNFGFGGTNGSVIFRKI
- the aroA gene encoding 3-phosphoshikimate 1-carboxyvinyltransferase, which codes for METFDIKKLSKPFDIEIDSIASDKSISHRCAMFSLFSNETSYIKNYLTAEDTLNTLSIVEQLGAKITRNGSTVEITPTNKLTEPKDILDCGNSGTAMRLFCGLLASIDGAFTLTGDKYLKERPMKRVADPLRSIGAKIDGREEGNKAPLFIRGVKELDPFTYISPVDSAQVKSAMILAALRANGISKYKENELTRDHTERMLKGMGAKLETDEEGFINIHPLKGHLKPLNITVPTDPSSGFFFAVAAAITKGSRVVIKNVSLNPTRIEAYQILKRMGAEVNFIEKENIYEPIGDIEVKHKELNGVVVEDNISWLIDELPALSIAMSIANGKSLVKNAKELRVKESDRIKSVVSNLEKCGVSYTEFEDGYEIVGGTINKASIDSHGDHRIAMSFAIAGTLCDMEINDVDCILTSFPNFKEILDSLYS
- the pheS gene encoding phenylalanine--tRNA ligase subunit alpha — protein: MKEWLDKIDNADSLEVLENLRIETLGKKGIIPAQFAKMKDIPGPEKKAFAENLNTQKTQITEALETKKEILEQQALEAKLKEEKIDVTKFNNELTCGAAHPVSLTMDRIIQYFQNLNFAVEEGPLVEDDFHNFEALNLPKYHPARDMQDTFYNKDYTLLRTHTSPVQIRTMLSQQTPIRMIAPGTVFRRDYDITHTPMFHQVEALVVDDADKISFANLKHVLVEFLQHMFGDVDVRFRPSFFPFTEPSAEVDISCVFCKGDGCRVCSHTGWLEVLGCGVVDQNVFKAVGYENKSGYAFGLGVERFAMLTHNIGDLRSLFESDLRLLGQFK
- a CDS encoding 30S ribosomal protein S1 translates to MGIDDIELGEDFDFEKMLNESFENAENNSVVDGVIVEITNDSVLVDVGQKIEGKLNLSEITIGGEVQFKAGDTISVMLMGNKGERPNISYKKVLQKEKFDNFVKEHGENVEDVTIEGKIISVKNRGGFIIEDDSGLEYFMPMAQSYLKTHGAIGKKVKAKVLKVNEAQNSIIVSRKKLIEESKEQKDSKVNEILEKNEPVNGIVKKITSYGMFIDLGGIDGLVNYNEISYKGPVNPANYYDEGDEVSVVVLSYDKAKQHLSLSIKAALPNPWDEIKDELEVGDTITVTVSNFESYGAFVDLGNDIEGLLHISEISWNKNLKNPKDLLTLGEEVNVEVIELDVDKKRLRVSLKNLQEKPFAKFVKENKVGDVIQGKVATLTDFGAFVTIGEVDGLLHNEEASWESNAKCKSLYKKGDEVEVKIIKVDREKENISLSVKEISESPAKKFQNEHKIGDIVKGAVKDKKDFGIFIKLDDNLDGLIRNEDFGPLNVEEVNVGDELEAVVVNIDTKKNRVRLSVKRLEQQQEREVLKAVNDDTSMTLGDLLKDQIK
- the pheT gene encoding phenylalanine--tRNA ligase subunit beta; its protein translation is MIITRSWIQEYIDISKISTEDICKTLNAIGLEVDSVEKQRIPSKVVVGKVLEKEKHPDADKLNICQVDIGNETVQIVCGAKNVDAGQFVPVAVVGCNLGEGFKIKRAKLRGVESNGMICSSTEIGLPKLNDGILELDESIGKLEVGKELKEYPLLNDDIIEIELTANRGDCLSINGVARELSAFYSIAFKEQEFNINYNDLGIGQVLEVESLSTIESTYIYTVINSENFTLPVLQKLRVGAIDKFKAQDLVDSLTYITHSTGVILNAYAKKDAEDIKGLATIHIQKDKQGFDVIIGEKKLSTVGVEHCEVAQDSEYIIEASYINPELLSKKVFETKKETGDIYYRSSRGSEPDIETGMKSFCSLISQSGAEVYNGNEALIDYQEKITIDVSVKKVNAIIGQEVEKAKIDNILSGLGFEVKDNSSDVLSIKVPHYRHDIKNIADITEEVVRIIGIDNIQAKPLAIDEVNRVNKTSYDLVKKNKLRAKAIENGFFETVTYVFADKEKLNKYSIPTVQESLDLLNPIVKELDTFRTTISLNLIEACSNNTKLGFKSAAFFEIGKVFNLKREEKTVVSFVFSGQKEFEDISNSGKPENIDFFAFSKKVLNTVGKFELEQMNKVPNDLIHPYQSANVIVDGQTVGFISKLHPSVASEYDLSDTFIAEIDFEAIANNLIKVESYSKFQASKKDLSLMVPKDMEFKKIKEVIDSLGNKTIKQYNLIDIYNDENLGENESLTIRFVLQNDDKTLEEEDITSAMNNILEALKEKLNIELR
- the accA gene encoding acetyl-CoA carboxylase carboxyl transferase subunit alpha, which gives rise to MATYLDFEDKIKKIEEDITVAKTRNDEHAVEILDKKLEKEVEKTFKNLSDYQKLQLARHPDRPYAMDYIKGLMTNYYEIHGDRHFDDDNAIVCFLGYIGNEKVVVIGEQKGRGTKDKLKRNFGMPSPEGYRKALRAAKLAEKFNLPILMLVDTPGAYPGIGAEERNQSEAIARNLYEFSELKTPTVSVVIGEGGSGGALAISIADKLAMMRYSVYAVISPEGCSAILWNDPAKVETAANALKITAESLKELGLVDDVINEPLIGAHRKKEDAIKALGDYFLTSLAELKELTPAQRYEKKYEKLMNLGKFEEK
- a CDS encoding histidine triad nucleotide-binding protein, with product MCIFCKIVKGEIPNQTILEDENFLAFNDINPARKVHVLIIPKEHYDSFDVVPPKIMAGMTEFMQKVASKLGIRQSGYRLITNIGDDGGQEVHHLHFHMIGGEPVGRLVRD
- a CDS encoding 4-hydroxy-3-methylbut-2-enyl diphosphate reductase, which translates into the protein MKVKLASSYGFCFGVKRAIEIAQKYENSATMGPLIHNQNEIDRLKTDYNVGLYNNLTDVKPNDTIIIRTHGIPKNDLKDLRKKDAKVINATCPFVTTPQQIVKKMSKENYSILIFGDQDHPEVKGVKSYGEDQDDVHVILSAEELDNVNFKYDKIATVAQTTRKKEIYLEIVNKLILKNKEVRVFNTICDATFENQDAARELSKEVDVMVIIGGKNSSNTKQLHHICVENCKDSYLIENANELDPQWFKNKNLCGITAGASTPDWIIQQVVDEIEKY